Genomic segment of Oncorhynchus tshawytscha isolate Ot180627B linkage group LG13, Otsh_v2.0, whole genome shotgun sequence:
GGTTTGTGTTGCTTTTTTACATTCACAGACACGAGTAACACCAGGGATGACATTCTCAATATTCTATCAAGGAAAGACTTTGAAAACTTCAGACAGTCCCTTAGGAAGGAGCATGTGTCTATGCTCTTCAAAGACAACAACACTCTTCTCCACTACACAGTGGTTAGTGGTGACACGGAGAGTGTGAGGCATGTCTTGAGTCTTGGTGCGGAGGTAAACTCACAGAGCGTCCGAGGATACACCCCTCTCATTGTGGCTGTGCTCCACAAGTTCCACGAGATATGCTCCTTGCTGACGGAGCACGGGGCAGATGTTAAACTTGGAGATGGGGACCAGTGGACTCCTCTGCACTTTGCCGCTCAAAGCGACGACAGCAGAGTTGTCCGTCTGCTACTGGACAGTGGCGCCCAGCCTAGCGTTATGGAGAAAGCCGGGTGGACGCCGCTTCACCTGGCCACTCAGAACGGCCACGAGAACGTTGTGCGTCTCCTCCTGACGCGGATGGGAAGCGCCGAAGAGCATGAGGAGGTCCACGGGAGGACGGCGCTCCACGTGGCGAGTGTGTACGGCCACCTCGCCATCGCCAAGCTCCTGCTCAGTAAGGGAGTTGACCCCAACGGGATGGACCACTCCCTGACCACTGCTCTACACCTGGCAGCCAAGGAGGGCCACAACAGGGTAGCCAGGCAGCTGGTGACCGCTGGCGCCGATGTCAACTCCCTGGACAGCCGGCACTACACCCCATTACACTTCGCCGCCCTCAAGGGACACACGGGCATCTGCAGGCTACTGTTGGGCAACGGGGCAAATCCCGACCCCAGGACCCTCCAGGGTTGGACGCCCATGCACTTGGCGGCGCTGAAGGGCCACGCGACCACCGTGCTGGAACTAGAAGCCCACCAGTGCTCTATGGACCTGCCAGGAAAGGGTGGCTGGACACCCCTCCACTTGGCCTGCCACCACGGGCAAGAGGAAGTGGTGTCCAAGCTGCTGTCGGCCAAGGCCAATCCCGACATGGCAGAGGATAGCGGCTGGACTGCGCTCCACTTGGCGTGTAACGGCGGCCTTTTCTCCAGTGTGCTCCAGCTCATTTCGCATCGGGCCAACGTCAACGCTCTGAACAAGAGCCAGGCCACCCCATTACATCTGGCTGCCCAGAACGGCAGTGTTCCCATTATCAAAGCCCTGCTAATGAACGGGGCAGAGAGGAGTAGTAAGGACTCGACAGGCTGCACAGCCCTATCCCTGGCCAGGAAGTGTCAGAAAGAGGAGGTAGTGCAGCTACTGGAGAACAGTTAGTGAGCCTTTCACACTACTGTGCCGAACCGAGCCGCaccaaaccaagctgtactgagCTGGTCTGGTTACATATCCACCGTTGTTGCTGGAATTGTGCTAAAAATAGTAATGTGAGAAGAAACTATCCGAGCCAGTACAATTTGTTTCGGGTTGGCAAGATAGTGTAAATAGGGTACTAGAAAGCCAACAACGGCATGTTGAAAGATAACTCTGGACAGGGTAACACTGATGTCAGGCTTAGTGACTAAGAAGTACAGTACATCACTGTTGGGAAAAGTGTATTGATGCTCTATTGATTTATGTCTCCACGGTATCGACGCTGTAATTAGGAATGTTATTCTGAAAGCTCAATATTATATGACATTGTTATGTTAATTTAAATTGTAAGGATGACCTTGCTGTCTGTTGTCGACATCTATAAATATGTAATTATGACCATGAGTGGATTATAAAATAATTTTTTCATTAGCTGGCAAATAGTGAAGGTTTTTCATTCTATTCACTGTGGTGACCAACCAAGAGCACTGTATCTTGTGCAAGACTAAGCTGCCAGGTTGACACATTATATTGAATAGAACTGAAATGCATTGAGAAATATATTTGCATATACTTATGTTCCCATTTCCATGGTgaccaaatgtttaaaaaaatgatttaaatACTCCAGCATAGTAGCCATGACCATACCGTAACATATCCCATGAGTCATACCATATCAGATCTGTTGTGGCTACTTAACTTAATGCTTCACTGACAGGTGGGAGTGACTCGAAACCTGTGTGCAATGGAATCGAAAACCCTCCCACAATGTTTATCTCACCAGAGAGGAATGATATCAATGTGAAACATTGCAATCATTCTCACTGCCACCCTCCCCGCGAGAAGATAACTCGTTTGACAGCATTTCTCTCTCCCCAAGCAATATGATGATCTCTTTCTGACACCAGTGCATTTCTCCCTGATCTGCAGGATTTGATAAACCCTCCTCATTCATAAAAGACTGTGTGCCACTGCCATCCACAATAGTTTACAAGGGACTTCCTGAAAAATGTAACTCATCTTCACCGTCTAATCAAAGTTAGTCTGAATCAATGGCTCCGGCACAACCTTTTACACCCACAGTGACACATTTGACGGTTTCCATCGGGCTATAATTCAGTTTGCAAATCCCTAACAGAATTTCTGAGGAAGGTCAGGAGACGACGTGCAACAGCAGCTAATGCCAGTTTTGATTGGGCAAGCCGTTAAGGGCATTGCATCACAGCAAGGGATGCTAGTCAACAACAGGAGTTTAGATAGAAGAAGGAACGCTTGCTGTCGTCCTTTTTCCAATGGGACATTCCTTGTAGGCCTACTACTTTCAGACAAAATGTTGCATTATTAATGAATGCAATATGTTTTACACAGTCTATGGATATTAATAGTACACCAAACTACAATTACAATGGCCGGTGGTGTATTTAATTCCCCAGCAGGCTAGAGGGATATCTTTGAGTTGAGACAGCCTCTCACGGGGTTAAATGATCCACAGAGGCCTGTGGTGCTTAGCAACTGCAAACATGACTAATTCAGCCACTGAACCAGCTCCTGACCCAGGTGTGCCGCCTCAACAGCCCCCTCCCCAAGAAAGTCTCCTCTCTCCGGGCACCTCTGGTCTTGCCCAGGTAATTGACGACGAGTGATCTTTCAAGTCTCCAGGGTGATGATGTGGAAAACATTTTACCCTGTCATCTTAGCCACCACTTGGCCTCTCAGTAtacctgtatttaaaaaaataccccCAAGTTGAATCCCTTTTGCTGCCCAAAGTTACTATTTGGGCAATTATCATTACGTCGTTCTTCTAGCAGACCTGTCAGTATAGACACAGGTTAAAGTCACAACTATTTTATAGGCTGATGAGACATCCACTTGCTCAGCCAAAGATATAATAGCCAGAGTAGTCTAAGTATAAGCAGCATATATACTGCAGAACTGCATTAACCCAAAGCTAGTTTTCCATGCCCTTGTTTTCATCAATTTACAGTATATTATTGCCCTTAGTCTTCTTGTCATCATGCATGCCCCTTTTATGATGATTCATATTTCAGTTTACTGCTAGCTCCTCAACAAAGTGCACAGCCCccgactttctctctctttctcttcccctctctctcttgcttgtcTATAACTTTGTGATGGTTTTACCCATCCTTTTATACCCCTTATCAATCTAAAGTCATGATATTTACTATTTCCTGACATATTCTGAGTAGGTTGGCTTGTTGTGTGCGATGAGAGacatgtatatgtacagtatgagcTATAGCTGCAGTGGCTACCATGCACTGAGGGCCATTTCCCATTATACAATATGTTAGTGGAATAGCAACAATCAGACAGATTCATGGGTGATAACGGAGAGAGCTCCCCAGAATTGGACTCTTTGACGAATCCCTACCTGAACTTTCTGCAAAACTGAAAATTCGGACCTTAATAAAAGATTCATTTTGCTTTCCACTtgagggtggatggagggggcACGATGGTTCACTGGCTCTCTCAGTACAGGCTCAACAACCACAAACATTCACATAGAATTTAAGGTATCAAATAGCATTTTAGTGAGCAACTATGCTAGTTGAATTTTCAACACTGGGAAACAAAATTATTTTCTCATACTATATtaagcttctttaaaaaaaaactttaatacCTCACATAAATGGCTTTACAGCCCAATACAAATAAATGCCTTCAAAAATGGTAGACAGTCGGGCAGGAGGCAAGATCTGGTGGGACCATTCCAACCAATGAGAGgtcagatatgtgtgtgtgtgaacaacagTCACAActgtttccactagttaccaagTTGTCTATATCATAAAAATTCATGGTTTTAATTTAAGGTCAGGGGTTAGAagtgtggttatggttaggattatgtttaaaatcacattttcagAAGATACATTTTAGAAATAGTCTGGGTTTATAACATTGTGGGTGTGCTAACTAGtggtttttctcaaagttgccgggatgtcacgtgtcctactgaAATCAGCACACTCTTACAACTTAATCATCATGAGACTTCTATCAAATAAGTCACACATAGCAAAGAAATCCATTCGATGTATTGTTAACCAAATTTGACACTCTAATTGACCTCTATACAAAAACTCCTCGATTTGTGAGCaggaaaaaaaaactgaaataacagCACCTGCTGGAGAAAACAGATTTTGGGCCCAGTTAGCCCTCTCACTTCGCCTCTTCCTTTCTGGTGTGTGAGGATGATTGGAGTCATCCTCATTGACCAGGATGTGTTGCACCTGTTGTCCTCTTTAGTCAGAAGGTGCTTCACCTGTGCTAGCACCGCTGATATTTAAGGACTGCTGGCCCAGTGCTTCAGTTGGAAAAATAGATATTTTAAGACTCAACTGGAGTTGCTAGCCCCCCCACTTGGTCTCTTATTGTCTTATTGGGGAACGGAACAAGTGAGACatgcactcatacacacacacataaacacatgctTAATGTGTATGCACATCCTGtacacacacgtgtgcacacacgtgtgcacacacacacacaggcgtaacgcatgcacacgcgcacacagggATGCACGCAAGTCAAGGCAACACGTGACTCTTTATGTTTTCCCACTGACATTGGTCAACATTTTATCCAGCCAATGGTCTATAATGACATGTTTAGAGCATAAAGGATGTGTTTCGTCAAATTGTTGTTATTGTAATAGGAATGCATCGTGATTTACCCCCCAAACCTTTGTGTGTCACACATATTGTGGCTGGCTCTTAAGGCTCAAAGACATTTCAACAATGCATTTCTACAGTTGTACAGTGAGTTACATCGGCTATAGTGAAGTGAaactcctttctctgtctctgtcgtctCTTCTGAAGGATTGAATCAAACAACACATAGATATGTATCTGTTtcatttcctctgtctctcctccatgtccTTCAGGATTCAGCGGAGATAGCACCACGGTGGCAGGCGAATGGGATTGTTCTCCTCACGGACTGCCAATTCCCTTTAAATATCACATCCACAACCTTTCCACAAATCCTCTGCGCACAGTCCTGTCACAATTCACACACATTGAGTGGGCCCCTGCACGATGGCAATCAGACATGCCTTGCAGTCTGGATCTGGAAGGCTTGTGGATTTCACTGGACTGTCTAGAACTGGGAGCTCTTTGATGTCACATGACAGTACTGTATGGGAAGATGGCATGACAACTTAAGACATGTTTACAGTTGAGGCAATGCATCCTAGACTTCTGTTAACTGTCAAATGAAATGTCTGTAACCAACTCAAATATGAATGTGTTTCCATTCTTACTCGCAAATGGGAGAAGCTttgagaatggagaagaggaagcTGAGGATTAGAGGCTCCACAAATCAATAGCAAATCAATTAGGATGTGAAAAAGTTAGGCTGGGCTGCTGGGCTCCTTTTAACAATCAGTTGTCAACTATAAACCTAATTTTCAGCAGTAGGTAATATCATTACAGTTGTGAGGTTTGCAGCAGCAAAGGTTTGGACTAGTGCATTTCAACCAGAAAACCTAAAAAGAATAGAAAAatctggtaacactttatttgaaggGCTCCtgattacagtgtaattacacgTGTAATTAGTATTGTACTTCATTGTAATAACTCATAGTGACATTGTAAAAAAATCATGTCTAACTGGTAGTAATTGCAGTCTGTCATTACAGAGGTGTAACAACAAAT
This window contains:
- the ankk1 gene encoding ankyrin repeat and protein kinase domain-containing protein 1, whose protein sequence is MDRVEGGLEKFRIFRKDDFEADWIKVTERSFGQVYRVKVKLWREKCALKSFNTTLTGTSLYRRMIEEASKMEKVTFKYIVSIYGVCNDPPSMVMEYMSNGSLDRLLTSHVLMWPKKFQMIHEVTMGMNFLHSMNPPLLHLNLKPSNILLDDHLHIKISDFGLIKWEEAGNKKEFIENLTARGNIFYIPPETFTLCPEHPGTKFDVYSFSIVMWEILTQKRPYQAGKRSSTTTVLMKVSSGRRPGLENIPDDKPQECEQMITIMQQCWDQDPRERPDFSDTVRKTEALSDILGIGGCSNGDKTHKPDYTMLSPIFRRKSTCSLANPPDTSNTRDDILNILSRKDFENFRQSLRKEHVSMLFKDNNTLLHYTVVSGDTESVRHVLSLGAEVNSQSVRGYTPLIVAVLHKFHEICSLLTEHGADVKLGDGDQWTPLHFAAQSDDSRVVRLLLDSGAQPSVMEKAGWTPLHLATQNGHENVVRLLLTRMGSAEEHEEVHGRTALHVASVYGHLAIAKLLLSKGVDPNGMDHSLTTALHLAAKEGHNRVARQLVTAGADVNSLDSRHYTPLHFAALKGHTGICRLLLGNGANPDPRTLQGWTPMHLAALKGHATTVLELEAHQCSMDLPGKGGWTPLHLACHHGQEEVVSKLLSAKANPDMAEDSGWTALHLACNGGLFSSVLQLISHRANVNALNKSQATPLHLAAQNGSVPIIKALLMNGAERSSKDSTGCTALSLARKCQKEEVVQLLENS